In Prunus dulcis chromosome 2, ALMONDv2, whole genome shotgun sequence, a single genomic region encodes these proteins:
- the LOC117618674 gene encoding beta-glucosidase BoGH3B-like isoform X3, which yields MASMLCMDTTMSIMLQYFRIMLGLELPVYRDPELVRRIGSATALEARATGIPYVFAPCIAVCRDPRWGRCYESYSEDHKIVQEMTEIIPGLQGDIPANSRKGVPYVGGNKKVAACAKHFVGDGGTTRGINENNTVVDRHELLSIHMPAYSDSIIKGVATVMISYSSWNGEKMHANRDLVTGFLKGTLKFKGFVISDWEGVDRITSPPHANYSYSVQASILAGLDMIMIPFKYIEFIDDLISLVKNNVVPMDRIDDAVGRILLVKFTMGLFENPLADLSLVNELGSQAHRDLAREAVRKSLVLLKNGKNGTNPNPVIPLPKKVSKILVAGSHADNLGYQCGGWTMEWQGFSGNNYTRGTTILSAIKSTVDSSTEIIYRENPDGNFVKSNNFAYAIVVVGEHPYAETSGDSMNLTMAEPGPSVISNVCESVKCIVIIISGRPIVIEPYISSIDALVAAWLPGTEGQGITDVLFGDHGFSGKLPRTWFRTVDQLPMNFGDTHYDPLFPLGFGIETESIKELVTRSTSDGVVGRPCILVLVLALILSL from the exons ATGGCATCGATGCTGTGCATGGACACAACAATGTCTATAATGCTACAATATTTCCGCATAATGTTGGGCTTGGAGCTACCAG TATACAGGGATCCTGAATTGGTACGAAGAATTGGTTCTGCAACTGCTCTTGAAGCCCGAGCTACGGGGATTCCTTATGTATTTGCTCCATGCATTGCG GTCTGTAGAGATCCAAGATGGGGTCGGTGTTATGAAAGCTACAGTGAGGATCACAAAATTGTGCAAGAAATGACGGAGATTATTCCAGGTTTACAGGGAGATATTCCTGCAAACTCTCGGAAAGGAGTTCCATATGTTGGTGGAAA taAAAAGGTTGCAGCTTGTGCGAAGCACTTTGTGGGTGATGGAGGGACAACCAGGGGCATTAATGAGAACAACACTGTGGTTGACCGTCACGAGTTGCTTAGCATCCACATGCCTGCCTATTCTGATTCAATCATCAAGGGTGTCGCAACAGTGATGATTTCCTACTCCAGTTGGAATGGGGAAAAGATGCATGCAAACCGCGACCTAGTTACTGGCTTCCTCAAGGGCACCCTTAAGTTTAAG GGTTTTGTTATATCAGACTGGGAGGGTGTTGACAGGATTACCTCCCCACCACATGCAAACTACTCATACTCCGTCCAAGCTTCAATTCTAGCTGGACTTGATATG ATCATGATCCCTTTCAAGTATATAGAGTTCATTGATGATCTCATCTCCCTGGTCAAAAACAACGTTGTCCCAATGGATCGAATTGATGATGCTGTGGGAAGGATTCTGCTTGTCAAGTTCACCATGGGTCTTTTTGAGAACCCTTTGGCTGATCTCAGCCTAGTCAATGAGCTTGGAAGCCAG GCTCATAGAGACTTGGCAAGGGAAGCAGTCAGAAAATCACTTGTGCTTCTGAAGAACGGAAAAAACGGAACAAATCCAAATCCGGTCATACCTCTTCCCAAGAAGGTGTCCAAAATCCTAGTTGCTGGCAGTCATGCTGATAATCTAGGTTACCAATGTGGTGGATGGACAATGGAATGGCAAGGATTCAGTGGCAACAACTATACAAGAG GAACCACAATCCTCAGTGCCATAAAATCAACAGTTGATTCGAGCACAGAAATTATCTACCGTGAGAATCCTGATGGAAATTTTGTAAAGTCCAACAACTTTGCATATgccattgttgttgttggcgAGCACCCTTATGCTGAGACTTCAGGAGACAGCATGAACCTAACGATGGCAGAGCCTGGCCCAAGTGTCATCAGCAATGTGTGTGAAAGTGTCAAGTGCATTGTTATCATAATTTCTGGCAGACCTATTGTAATTGAACCATATATTTCCTCAATTGATGCCCTGGTGGCAGCATGGTTGCCAGGCACTGAAGGCCAAGGTATTACCGATGTCCTTTTTGGGGATCATGGGTTCAGTGGAAAACTTCCAAGAACATGGTTCAGAACTGTAGATCAACTCCCAATGAATTTTGGGGATACACACTATGATCCACTTTTCCCTTTAGGTTTTGGAATCGAAACTGAGTCAATCAAGGAGCTTGTAACAAg GTCGACGTCAGATGGTGTCGTTGGAAGGCCATGCATACTTGTCCTTGTGCTTGCTCTAATTCTCAGCTTATAG